From one Chryseobacterium sp. 3008163 genomic stretch:
- a CDS encoding prolyl oligopeptidase family serine peptidase: MNFKLKYLPLLLLPFSLSLHAQEVKTTFSKDAKRTEKISYILDYPENVKGKVPLVVFLHGSGERGNDLEKVKAHSPFTYKNLIKEPVAILAPQCPENMWWDTVTVYHLIKEIQAKYKIDDSRIYLTGLSMGGWGTLKLAMEHPEMFAAVVSVCAPTDRVMYANIHQYKNLNMKIFHGGMDDVVLPENAFNFYQKLHPINPSAELTIFPNENHNSWDSTYSNPSLYEWMLSKRKEK; encoded by the coding sequence ATGAATTTTAAATTAAAATATTTACCACTTCTGCTTCTTCCGTTTTCTTTAAGCTTACACGCTCAGGAAGTCAAGACGACTTTCAGCAAAGACGCAAAACGAACAGAAAAAATATCCTACATTCTCGATTATCCCGAAAATGTAAAAGGAAAAGTTCCGTTGGTTGTTTTTCTGCATGGTTCAGGTGAACGAGGGAATGACCTCGAAAAAGTAAAAGCACACAGTCCTTTTACCTATAAAAATTTAATCAAAGAACCGGTTGCTATTTTAGCGCCGCAATGCCCTGAAAATATGTGGTGGGACACCGTTACGGTATATCATTTAATCAAAGAAATTCAGGCAAAATATAAAATTGACGACTCAAGAATTTATCTTACCGGACTTTCGATGGGTGGCTGGGGAACGTTAAAATTAGCAATGGAACATCCCGAAATGTTTGCAGCAGTCGTTTCAGTATGTGCACCGACCGACAGAGTGATGTATGCCAACATCCATCAGTACAAAAATCTCAACATGAAGATTTTCCACGGCGGAATGGACGATGTCGTTTTACCTGAAAATGCATTTAATTTTTATCAAAAGCTTCATCCCATAAACCCCTCAGCAGAACTGACGATTTTCCCAAATGAGAATCACAATTCATGGGATTCGACCTATTCAAATCCTTCGCTTTACGAATGGATGTTGAGTAAAAGAAAAGAGAAATAG
- a CDS encoding glucoamylase family protein: MKLSIISILSVSALVFNCTTASPTTQNTSQNKSVKSNISDEQLMDKVQKDALKYFWDYAEPNSMLGRERYHEDDIYPDNDKHVITTGGSGFGLATILVGVERGFISRKDALKRLNVMMDFLGKADRHKGAWSHWINGETGKTVPFGKKDNGGDLVETAFLTTGIIQVREYFKNGNAEEKALAKKCDELWKGIQWNWYTKGGEKVLYWHWSPDYQWEMNFPLQGYNECLITYILAASSPTYSIDAETYYKGWTRNGTYLSDKEKYGLPMYVKHNGAEEYGGPLFWAHYSYIGLDPTNLSDKLIKNYFDLNKNQVLIDYKYCVENPKNWKGYSENYWGLTASYSRNKDGKTGYDAHFPQNDHGVITPTAALSSFPYTPKESMDFLKFIYTQKPEFIGSAGPYDATSIHYDNWTTPRYLAIDQGTIAPMIENYRTGFLWKLFMNAPEIQQGLKKLSFKSEKYHIK; the protein is encoded by the coding sequence ATGAAATTAAGTATAATATCAATTTTGTCTGTTTCAGCATTAGTTTTTAATTGTACTACAGCTTCGCCAACCACTCAAAATACTTCTCAAAACAAATCTGTTAAGAGCAATATTTCAGATGAGCAGCTGATGGATAAAGTTCAGAAAGATGCTTTAAAATACTTCTGGGATTATGCAGAACCCAATTCCATGTTGGGTAGAGAACGTTATCACGAAGACGATATTTATCCTGATAACGATAAACATGTTATTACAACAGGCGGCTCAGGATTTGGGTTAGCAACTATTTTAGTGGGTGTGGAAAGAGGCTTCATTTCACGGAAAGATGCTTTGAAAAGGCTGAATGTCATGATGGATTTCCTTGGAAAAGCAGACCGTCACAAAGGTGCTTGGTCACATTGGATCAACGGAGAAACCGGAAAAACTGTTCCATTCGGAAAGAAGGATAACGGCGGAGATTTAGTAGAAACCGCTTTCCTGACGACAGGAATTATTCAGGTTCGTGAATACTTCAAAAACGGAAATGCCGAAGAAAAAGCATTGGCAAAAAAATGTGACGAACTTTGGAAAGGAATTCAGTGGAATTGGTACACCAAAGGCGGCGAAAAAGTTCTGTATTGGCATTGGTCACCCGACTACCAATGGGAAATGAATTTTCCGCTTCAAGGTTACAATGAATGTTTGATTACCTACATTCTGGCAGCTTCGTCTCCCACGTATTCCATCGATGCCGAAACCTATTACAAAGGCTGGACGAGAAACGGAACTTACCTTTCAGACAAAGAAAAATACGGGCTTCCGATGTATGTAAAGCACAACGGAGCCGAAGAATATGGAGGTCCCTTATTTTGGGCACATTATTCTTACATCGGTTTAGATCCTACGAATTTATCAGATAAACTTATCAAAAATTACTTCGATTTAAACAAAAATCAGGTACTTATTGACTACAAATATTGTGTAGAAAATCCAAAAAACTGGAAAGGCTATAGCGAGAACTATTGGGGGTTGACTGCAAGTTATTCAAGAAATAAAGATGGTAAAACAGGCTACGATGCACATTTTCCACAAAATGATCATGGGGTAATTACGCCAACCGCCGCTTTGAGTAGTTTTCCATACACCCCAAAAGAATCGATGGATTTTCTGAAATTTATTTATACACAAAAACCAGAATTCATAGGTTCTGCAGGTCCTTACGATGCTACTTCTATTCATTATGACAATTGGACGACCCCACGATATTTGGCGATCGATCAGGGAACAATTGCTCCGATGATTGAAAATTACCGCACCGGGTTTTTATGGAAATTGTTTATGAATGCCCCGGAAATACAGCAAGGATTAAAGAAATTGAGTTTCAAATCAGAAAAGTATCATATTAAATAG
- a CDS encoding Nramp family divalent metal transporter, whose amino-acid sequence MKFDMKNAWRKDKTSHSLPEVFSSISIPKGSGFWRKYLAFAGPGLMVAVGYMDPGNWATDIAGGSQFGYTLLSVVLISNIFAMVLQHLSVKLGVVAERDLAQACRDHFKPTTNFILWVFCEIAIAACDLAEVIGSAIALNLLFGIPLTWGIVITTIDVLIILMLQAKGFRWIESIVAGLMFIILVCFGYEIIISKPEINAILGGLIPQKEIITNPAMLYIGIGILGATVMPHNLYLHSSIVQTRDYTRDKEGKKEAIKFATLDSTVSLLLAFFINAAILILAAATFHTTGNEHIADIHDAYKMLTPILGASMASIAFAIALLASGQNSTLTGTLAGQIVMEGFLNIRLKPWLRRLITRLIAVIPALIVTIIYGEKGTTDLLVLSQVILSMQLSFAVVPLVMFTSDKGKMGDFVNKPFLKICVWIITAVIIILNLYLLYQTFFGE is encoded by the coding sequence ATGAAATTCGATATGAAAAACGCTTGGCGAAAAGATAAAACATCACACTCATTACCAGAGGTATTTTCCTCAATTTCTATACCTAAAGGTTCAGGTTTTTGGCGGAAATATTTAGCATTTGCGGGGCCAGGTTTAATGGTTGCCGTTGGTTACATGGATCCTGGAAACTGGGCAACCGATATTGCTGGTGGATCGCAGTTTGGCTACACTTTACTTTCTGTTGTTTTAATTTCGAATATTTTTGCGATGGTTTTACAGCATTTATCGGTAAAATTGGGTGTAGTTGCAGAAAGAGATCTTGCTCAGGCTTGTAGAGATCACTTCAAACCAACTACTAATTTTATTCTTTGGGTATTTTGTGAAATTGCCATTGCCGCGTGCGATTTGGCAGAAGTCATCGGTTCTGCGATTGCCTTGAATTTACTTTTTGGAATTCCTCTGACGTGGGGAATTGTGATTACCACAATTGATGTTTTAATTATTTTAATGCTTCAGGCAAAAGGTTTCCGATGGATAGAAAGTATCGTTGCAGGATTAATGTTTATTATTTTGGTTTGTTTTGGATATGAAATTATTATTTCTAAACCTGAAATCAATGCTATTTTAGGTGGATTAATTCCTCAAAAAGAAATCATTACCAATCCCGCAATGCTTTATATTGGTATCGGAATTTTAGGAGCTACCGTGATGCCGCACAATTTATATCTTCACAGTAGCATCGTTCAGACCAGAGATTATACTCGAGACAAAGAAGGAAAAAAAGAAGCAATAAAATTCGCCACCTTAGACAGCACAGTTTCCTTGTTATTAGCATTTTTTATTAATGCCGCTATTTTAATTTTGGCCGCAGCAACTTTTCATACGACAGGAAACGAACACATTGCAGATATTCATGATGCGTACAAGATGTTGACCCCAATTTTGGGAGCATCGATGGCAAGTATTGCTTTTGCAATTGCACTTTTAGCTTCAGGACAAAATTCTACCTTGACAGGAACACTTGCCGGACAAATTGTAATGGAAGGTTTCTTAAATATCAGATTAAAACCTTGGCTTAGAAGACTTATTACCCGATTAATTGCCGTAATTCCGGCATTGATTGTAACCATTATTTATGGTGAAAAGGGAACAACAGACCTGCTGGTTTTGAGCCAAGTGATCTTATCGATGCAGCTGAGCTTTGCCGTAGTTCCGCTTGTTATGTTTACCAGTGATAAAGGAAAAATGGGTGATTTTGTGAATAAACCGTTTCTAAAAATCTGCGTTTGGATTATTACTGCTGTTATTATTATTTTGAATTTATATCTTTTGTACCAAACGTTTTTCGGGGAATAA
- a CDS encoding OmpA family protein produces the protein MSLNIIDLIKGQLGSALVTQAASQLGESESGISKAIGGLLPAVVGGLANNSSNPAVLDVITGAPSQGVLGNLLGLASENTWVQSLLASIFGDKLSGLVNSISTYAGISNNSSASLLNLVTGATVGSVGKYAADNNLDQSGISGLLNDQKGIVSSLLPAGLSLASLNVGDWAKGYKFDNDNDTIKTTPTTPLPNPTPHEEKKIEVTKSVADGGTFPDRSTTSDGGSIWKWLLPLLLLIAAGYFLWKQCEKKETTTTTAVAGDSLNTTNDSASMQNDTATTMTTTRVDENIDLNGTSLKGYKGGMEDQMITFLKSDAYKNAANDDALKTKWYDFDHVNFKIGSANTLEAGSEGQLQNLVAILKAYPDAKIKIGGYTDKTGDEAKNKKLSADRANYIKDWLGKQGVGAQVIAADGYGSEFAKVDAAASNEERAVDRKMSVRFAK, from the coding sequence ATGTCATTAAACATTATCGATTTAATTAAAGGACAGCTTGGTTCTGCATTAGTAACGCAAGCTGCATCGCAATTGGGCGAAAGTGAGTCAGGAATTTCAAAAGCTATAGGAGGATTGCTTCCCGCAGTGGTAGGAGGATTGGCAAACAATTCATCTAATCCGGCTGTTTTAGATGTAATTACCGGTGCTCCTTCTCAAGGAGTTCTAGGAAATCTTTTAGGATTGGCTTCAGAAAATACTTGGGTACAAAGTTTGTTAGCATCAATTTTTGGTGATAAACTGAGCGGTTTGGTTAATTCTATTTCAACCTATGCAGGAATCAGTAATAATTCATCCGCTTCTTTACTAAATTTAGTAACCGGAGCCACTGTAGGTTCTGTAGGAAAGTATGCAGCTGATAATAACCTTGACCAATCAGGAATTTCAGGTTTATTGAATGATCAGAAAGGTATTGTTTCATCATTATTGCCAGCAGGTCTATCTTTAGCATCATTAAATGTTGGAGATTGGGCAAAAGGCTACAAGTTTGATAATGATAACGACACCATCAAAACTACACCGACTACTCCTCTTCCAAATCCTACTCCGCATGAAGAGAAAAAGATTGAGGTTACAAAAAGTGTAGCTGATGGCGGAACTTTCCCGGATAGATCTACAACTTCAGATGGCGGATCAATCTGGAAATGGCTTTTACCTTTATTATTATTAATTGCCGCCGGATATTTTCTTTGGAAGCAATGTGAGAAAAAAGAAACCACTACAACAACAGCGGTTGCTGGCGATAGTTTAAATACAACAAACGATAGTGCTTCAATGCAAAATGATACTGCAACGACCATGACAACTACCAGAGTGGATGAAAACATCGATTTAAACGGAACTTCATTGAAAGGTTACAAAGGAGGAATGGAAGATCAGATGATTACTTTCTTGAAGTCAGACGCTTATAAAAATGCAGCAAACGATGATGCTTTAAAAACCAAATGGTATGATTTTGATCATGTAAACTTCAAAATCGGAAGTGCAAATACTTTGGAAGCTGGTTCTGAAGGACAGTTACAAAACTTGGTAGCAATTTTAAAAGCTTATCCGGATGCTAAAATTAAAATTGGAGGTTATACAGATAAAACTGGTGACGAAGCAAAAAATAAAAAGCTTTCTGCAGACAGAGCCAATTATATTAAAGATTGGTTAGGAAAACAAGGTGTAGGAGCACAAGTGATTGCAGCAGACGGTTACGGAAGCGAGTTCGCAAAAGTAGACGCAGCAGCTTCTAACGAAGAAAGAGCTGTTGACAGAAAAATGTCTGTCAGATTCGCAAAATAA
- the bglX gene encoding beta-glucosidase BglX has protein sequence MKKLIVIATMALAPMFSAQEMVTKPVQSYQTAQYHAKKKAFVDALLAKMTLDEKIGQLNLPSSGDFTTGLAKSSDIGKKVEQGLVGGLFNIKGAEKIKAVQKVAVENSRLKIPLIFGMDVIHGYETTFPIPLGLAASWDMNLVQQSARVAAREAAADGINWTFSPMVDISREPRWGRVSEGSGEDPYLGSEISKNMVYGYQGKDLANGTNILACVKHFALYGAGEAGRDYNTVDMSHVRMFNEYFPPYKAAVDAGVASVMASFNEVDGVPATGNRWLQTEVLRNQWKFKGFVVTDYTGINEMVDHGMGDLQQVSALALKAGVDMDMVGEGFLTTLKKSLSEGKVTQAEIDLAAKRILEAKYDLGLFDNPYKHGDVKLAAKEVYNMENRNIARSAAAQSMVLMKNENKVLPLKKSGTVAVIGPLVNNSMNMPGTWSVASKHANAINLMQGLQANYGKDVKFLSAKGANIDYDAKLEDIYAAHGKKTDRDNRSKEALLKEAVDVASKADVIVLAIGESAEMSGESSSRTEITIPQSQVDLLNELKKTGKPIAVVLFTGRPLALTNVKDAPDAILNTWFAGSEAGNAIADVLFGKVNPSGKLPMTFPRSLGQVPIYYNAKNTGRPLDQKLVDKCEYQRFRSNYMDECNTPLYPFGYGLSYTKFDYSDVTVSNANPKGNQTVQASVTVTNSGNYDGAEVVQLYIRDLVGTITRPVKELKGFQKVMLKKGESKKVTFDITPENLKFYNGDLKYDWESGEFDIMIGTNSEDVKHSKINWTK, from the coding sequence ATGAAAAAGTTAATTGTAATCGCCACAATGGCACTTGCGCCGATGTTTTCGGCACAGGAAATGGTCACGAAGCCCGTTCAATCTTATCAGACTGCCCAGTATCACGCAAAGAAAAAAGCGTTTGTTGATGCGCTTTTGGCTAAAATGACCTTAGACGAAAAAATCGGACAGCTGAATTTACCAAGTTCAGGCGATTTTACAACTGGTTTGGCTAAAAGTTCAGACATTGGAAAAAAAGTAGAGCAGGGACTAGTCGGTGGGCTTTTCAATATAAAAGGTGCTGAAAAAATTAAAGCCGTTCAGAAAGTTGCGGTAGAAAACAGCCGTTTGAAAATTCCTTTGATTTTCGGAATGGATGTTATTCATGGATATGAAACAACGTTCCCGATTCCGTTAGGATTAGCCGCTTCATGGGACATGAATCTGGTTCAGCAATCTGCAAGAGTGGCCGCAAGAGAAGCTGCAGCAGACGGGATCAACTGGACGTTCTCGCCAATGGTCGACATTTCACGCGAACCAAGATGGGGAAGAGTTTCCGAGGGTTCTGGAGAAGACCCATACTTAGGAAGTGAAATTTCTAAAAATATGGTCTATGGTTACCAAGGAAAAGATTTAGCAAATGGAACTAATATTTTAGCGTGTGTAAAACACTTTGCATTGTACGGAGCTGGTGAAGCCGGTAGAGATTACAATACCGTGGATATGAGTCATGTGAGAATGTTTAACGAATATTTCCCACCCTATAAAGCAGCTGTTGATGCAGGTGTAGCTTCTGTAATGGCTTCTTTCAATGAAGTTGACGGAGTTCCGGCAACCGGTAACAGATGGCTGCAGACTGAAGTGCTGAGAAATCAGTGGAAATTCAAAGGTTTTGTGGTAACAGATTACACCGGAATCAACGAAATGGTCGACCACGGAATGGGAGATCTTCAGCAGGTTTCGGCTTTGGCTTTGAAAGCTGGAGTTGATATGGATATGGTTGGAGAAGGTTTTTTAACCACATTAAAAAAATCTTTATCTGAAGGAAAAGTTACACAGGCTGAAATTGATTTAGCTGCAAAAAGAATTCTGGAAGCGAAATATGATTTAGGATTATTCGATAATCCTTACAAACACGGAGATGTTAAATTAGCTGCAAAAGAGGTTTACAACATGGAAAACCGTAATATTGCAAGAAGTGCTGCTGCTCAGTCGATGGTTTTAATGAAAAATGAAAACAAGGTTTTACCTCTGAAAAAATCAGGAACAGTTGCAGTAATCGGTCCATTGGTGAACAATTCTATGAATATGCCAGGAACCTGGAGCGTTGCTTCAAAACATGCTAATGCAATCAATCTGATGCAGGGTCTTCAGGCTAATTATGGGAAAGATGTAAAATTCCTTTCTGCAAAAGGGGCGAACATTGATTATGATGCTAAATTAGAAGATATTTATGCTGCTCACGGTAAAAAAACCGACAGAGACAACCGTTCAAAAGAAGCTTTATTGAAAGAAGCTGTTGATGTTGCAAGTAAAGCGGATGTAATTGTTTTAGCCATCGGGGAATCTGCGGAAATGAGTGGAGAATCTTCTTCAAGAACAGAAATCACCATCCCTCAGTCTCAGGTTGATTTATTAAATGAATTGAAAAAGACAGGAAAGCCAATCGCAGTCGTGCTTTTCACAGGTCGTCCTTTGGCACTAACCAATGTAAAAGATGCTCCTGATGCTATTTTGAATACTTGGTTCGCAGGTTCAGAAGCTGGAAATGCGATCGCAGATGTTTTGTTTGGAAAAGTAAATCCTTCAGGAAAATTGCCGATGACCTTCCCGAGAAGTCTTGGACAAGTTCCTATTTATTACAACGCTAAAAATACAGGCCGTCCATTAGATCAGAAATTAGTTGATAAATGCGAGTACCAGAGATTTCGTTCAAATTATATGGATGAGTGTAATACACCGTTGTATCCGTTTGGATACGGTTTGAGTTATACCAAATTCGACTATTCTGACGTGACGGTTTCTAATGCTAATCCAAAAGGAAATCAAACGGTTCAGGCTTCAGTTACTGTGACCAATTCTGGAAATTATGATGGAGCAGAAGTAGTTCAGTTATACATAAGAGATTTAGTAGGAACCATCACAAGACCTGTAAAAGAGTTGAAAGGTTTCCAAAAAGTAATGCTGAAAAAAGGAGAATCTAAAAAAGTAACTTTTGACATCACTCCGGAAAATCTTAAATTCTATAACGGAGATTTAAAGTATGATTGGGAATCCGGAGAATTTGATATCATGATCGGAACCAATTCTGAGGATGTAAAACATTCAAAAATCAATTGGACAAAATAA
- the proS gene encoding proline--tRNA ligase — protein MAKLTSRSEDYSKWYNELVVKADLAENSGVRGSMVIKPYGYAIWEKMRDEMDKRFKETGHVNAYFPLFVPKSLFEAEEKNAEGFAKECAIVTHYRLKNDPDNPGKLMVDPDAKLEEELIVRPTSEAIIWNTYKGWIQSYRDLPILINQWANVVRWEMRTRLFLRTSEFLWQEGHTAHATKDEALEEAVKMNNVYSDFAEKFMAMPVVMGVKTPSERFAGADDTYCIEALMQDGKALQAGTSHFLGQNFAKAFDVKFTNKEGKIEHAWATSWGTSTRLMGALIMTHSDDFGLVLPPTLAPIQVVIVPIFKGEEQLNQISEVALEIQNKLKLKGISVKFDDDTQNKPGWKFAEYELKGVPLRIAMGQRDLENKSVEIARRDTLTKETRPLEGLDSYIEDLLKTIQQDMYTKAFDFRKDNITKVDSYEEFKKVLEEKGGFIYAHWDGTDEEEAQIKEETKATIRCIPLDDDIEEGISMISGKPSKRRVLYAKAY, from the coding sequence ATGGCAAAATTAACCTCAAGAAGCGAAGATTATAGCAAATGGTATAATGAATTGGTTGTAAAAGCAGATTTAGCTGAAAACTCCGGCGTGCGAGGATCTATGGTTATCAAACCATACGGATATGCAATCTGGGAAAAAATGCGTGACGAAATGGATAAAAGATTCAAAGAGACAGGTCACGTTAACGCTTACTTCCCCTTATTCGTTCCCAAAAGTTTATTTGAGGCTGAAGAAAAAAATGCTGAAGGTTTTGCCAAAGAATGTGCAATTGTAACTCATTACCGTCTAAAAAATGATCCTGATAATCCAGGGAAATTAATGGTAGATCCTGATGCAAAATTAGAAGAAGAATTAATTGTTCGTCCTACTTCTGAAGCAATCATCTGGAATACCTATAAAGGTTGGATTCAATCTTACAGAGATTTGCCAATTTTAATTAATCAATGGGCAAATGTTGTTCGTTGGGAAATGAGAACCCGTTTATTTTTAAGAACTTCTGAGTTTTTGTGGCAGGAAGGTCACACTGCTCACGCTACAAAAGATGAAGCTTTAGAAGAGGCAGTGAAAATGAATAATGTGTATTCAGATTTTGCTGAAAAATTCATGGCAATGCCGGTTGTAATGGGTGTAAAAACTCCTTCTGAAAGATTTGCAGGAGCTGATGACACGTATTGTATCGAAGCATTGATGCAGGACGGGAAAGCACTTCAGGCTGGAACATCTCACTTCTTAGGACAGAATTTCGCAAAAGCATTCGATGTGAAATTCACCAACAAAGAAGGAAAAATAGAACATGCTTGGGCAACATCTTGGGGAACTTCAACCCGTTTGATGGGTGCTTTGATTATGACGCATTCTGATGATTTCGGATTGGTTTTACCTCCGACTTTGGCGCCGATTCAAGTTGTGATTGTACCTATTTTTAAAGGTGAAGAGCAGTTGAATCAAATCAGCGAAGTCGCTTTAGAAATCCAAAATAAATTAAAATTAAAAGGAATTTCTGTAAAATTTGATGATGATACTCAAAACAAACCGGGATGGAAATTTGCTGAGTACGAACTGAAAGGTGTGCCTTTGAGAATCGCAATGGGTCAAAGAGATTTAGAAAATAAATCTGTTGAGATTGCAAGAAGAGATACTCTTACGAAAGAAACTCGTCCGTTGGAAGGTTTAGATTCTTATATTGAAGATTTACTGAAAACTATCCAACAAGATATGTACACTAAGGCTTTCGATTTCAGAAAAGACAACATTACAAAAGTTGACTCTTATGAAGAATTTAAAAAAGTTTTAGAAGAAAAAGGGGGGTTCATCTATGCACATTGGGACGGAACTGATGAGGAAGAAGCACAAATAAAAGAAGAAACCAAGGCGACAATACGTTGTATTCCTTTGGATGATGATATTGAAGAAGGTATTTCTATGATTTCCGGAAAACCATCTAAGAGACGTGTTTTATACGCAAAAGCATACTAA